The Aedes aegypti strain LVP_AGWG unplaced genomic scaffold, AaegL5.0 Primary Assembly AGWG_AaegL5_hic_scaff_1783_PBJ_arrow, whole genome shotgun sequence DNA segment AagtgaatctgaatcctgaactTTTCACTGCGAGCTATAATCATTTTGACCGCATTTCGAAACCAAGAAGTCCACCGTGCCACGGATGAAACAAagaattatcaaattaatttaatgaaattgTTCTCCGTAAGCGCATTCCGAAATAAGTGGGTCCACCTTCCCGTCAGTCCTCGTCGGAGGAACATATGTATGCGCAGAACAACGCAATGCGGCCAATAGATGGCGTGCGAACGGAGTCATCATCCTCCAGGTTGATTCGGGAATTGCGTGCGTGCGAAGAGTGTGCGGTTTTCTCTTGCGGGTTTCGTAATCTGGAAGCAGTTCTTCTGTCGTCGTGGGACTTCCTCTGTCGTACGACAACTTATGAGGCGACCATGTGGAATCTTCTTGGTTCACCCACAAAAAAACTACAACGCAAAGACCAGAAGCTAACGCAAAACAGCAGCACTAAAATAAGAAGCGACGGTCTTTCAATTAGCTTGATACCCTAAGCCAAACACCTTTGGCGTTAATTTTAAAGCCTTTATACCGGCGTTGTCGTAATTGCAGCCGCACATCCTCTGGGAGGCACATTTCGGCCCGGAAGGATGGGTTGGTTCGTTTTGGGTTGGTGGTTTTAGCAATCGAAAGGCTGTGAGGCGGCTGTCGTTGTCTTCCACTTTGTGCAAACCTCATTAATGCTGATACAAACACGGACAGCAAACAACGAGCCAGGGGGTATGCAGCTTTTGAAACGCGGATGATCAGAGAGTACTTGGTTGGAGGTAACAGGCTGGAAAAATTGAGCCACATATGATGCGCGTCCGGAAAATTAGCCATAACGTAAATAAAAGGGGGAGGTGAAAATGATGTTTCAAATAATCGGTACTTATGAGAGTCCAAGGTGCCGGATTTTTCGAATCATTAGGCAAAACCGGATCCCGTCCCCTATCTAAACCCTCTAACTCTAACCACATACACTAACTATTCAGTTATTTTATAGAGTATGTATTTGTATTGAAATTCCAACGATTTCTTAGTGTACTATTCAACCTTGATTGCTTAGGACATCGCCTAGTTATCCGAATTATTAACTATGGAGCGTTGTGCCAGCAATTGCTTTGTGATTGGGACGTTCCAATATTTCTGATAtttcggaatatcgatattttgtttttgaaattcgatattttggtatagATGTTTTCTATTCAATACATCTGTGATATCAATATTTCCTATCGATATATTGTGCACTATCGTATGGAGAACATTAAAAGGTATTGacaaaatataatctatttttgtATTTAAACATTTATTGTAATGAATTTTTGtaccagggtggccaccaaataatcattttgaaattcccgcttttttcccggtatgATTTTCGAAATATTCCCGATTTTCAATTGAGGGACACAAACGCAAAAGGGTGATTCTTTAGTCggttattttaatttaatatattaaaaacatcTACTTCAAGCAGTCAACGTTATTTTTAGTTGATTTTCCGTCCAATAGGAAAAATACTATAATTCGTAGAAGTTTGGCTTGTTTTTTTGGCTCCCATTCAATGGAAGGAAAAATTGgtgaaaaaaacttaaaacgtcaaaatcgtcataggaaatctaaacgctcaggttggccagagGAAGAGtacagaccgactattggaaagttcagcgcccaccggttgACGAACGAAAATGGCCCACGGCTTATTGAtatcgccgcctccaagaatatggccattcttAGCACTTGgaagcacagccttccataccgatacacctggagatcaccacagcagacagaatcgcaaatcgacctgATGCATGGACGGTACTTCTACGACattcgacgtcaggacctatcgcccaaaactctccgtcgatGACAACGTACCAGGGTTGAAAAAGTCATCCTCATTCTACTGACAATCTACGGAATTGAGACAACATCAATTTCATTCACCCATGCTTTACAACACATTGCAAATGAACTAATTTCATCTTCATGATTTCAGCACTGcttcattttcatatttttcatttctaTTTCTTGCCCACACTCATTCGTAATCGGCCTCACTGAAAATGAACCAGCAATTTATCATATTCATTCAGTTGCAAGCACAGgtaacaaaaacaaaagttcaGTCCAAtgaatttcattcaaatgaCAACAACAACAGTGTTTTGATTCGGTTCGGttgtttgatattttattttggcTTCCTCGAATTGattcaattaaaaatttgtACTTATCGGCTCCGCCATCGTTTTCGAAGCAGTTACAATATTAAAGGTAGGTAATAGTTTGTTACTTGGTGGATTTGCTATTATTCTGATGAATGTGATTATATTCCAGTGCTTCCCTGCTCGAAACGACGTTGCTCGGATGCAAAGAGGACTCCTCAGCCAGTGATCAGCTTCAGCAAACTCCTTATGATCAGTACCAAGACGGGTACCCATCCCACGGCTTTCTAAACGGAGTCCCAACTATGGCCAACCAACTGCACCAACAGCTCTAACTAGCTCTAGCCCACATCGTCAGCCGCCGCAGTCCCGTTCCGACAGTGGAGACGAACAGGAATTTTTCACCTCGACGTGTAGCACCGAATCTTTTGCTTCGTCCCCCGGGAGTGACATCCAGCGACACCTGCAGTCAATTTTCTACCTACTCCGGCCGGAGAAAGCACCCAAAGTGACCGTCAAACTTAAATCGTTACGCACTGGTCGCACACGGCATCTGATGGTCGTATCCCGGCCGGACCAAACGAATCTTCCATCAGAATCAAGTGTCTTCGTTAGCTTCGGTGCCACTGGCGACGAAAGTGAAGTGAAGGTAGCATGAAAGTGTGTAGTAACGGTTCCAGTGGATTTATCAATGTGGCCACCACGACGAGTGGCGTTGGTATGTGCCAAAGATTGGGGAAAAGTTCGGTAGGTGAGAGTGTTCGTCATGAAACGACTAATGAACGGATCAGATGGTCAGCATACACTGCATATTAGCATTTGAAAAGTGTCATCTGCCATCACTTAACGCTAGTTCAGAAATTCAATCTTCACCTGCAacgttaaaatatatttaaaagccTGGGATTTGTAGTCTGCACAAAGCAAGTTTACTGTACttataacatttttataaactgTGATGTGAATATACAAATAAATACATGTAGTCATCCATTTATATCATGTATATTATTCGAAATACTTTACCAACCCATCTACCGCACCATTAGCATGGTTTACTGTTACTGGTTAGTGACAAACAGAGTCAGTAAATCCTGGAGATCAGGTGTATTCTATCATCAGGTGAATTGTGGGATTATCAGAGCCACTCAGATGGATAGTGTTCCTGGCTGACTAACTACGTCATCGTATTTAACGGGtaaccgttgttttcagatccCGGCGGACTAATTCCCCGTTTTAAACATGAAATTTCTTAGTTGGTCCCGTATTCTTCAAACATGATGAATTTAAGGGTACAAGTGGGGTCAAGTGGATAGACAAGTGAAATCACACAGTGGCACTCATATTTAATGTTCAGATACGACATAAATAATGTATTGTTACTTTATTCTGGTGGATAAAAAATGAGGGACTAATTACATTTACTGAATCGGGTATTGTGTTTCGATCTTTTCATGCTTTTTATATATCTGAGTATCAAAGCGGATTTCGAAAATTTGCCAACAAACTGACCCCACTTGACCCACTTGGACACAGGGTTTTTCTTTTGAATTAGTTTCAGAAAAGTCTACTGTCAAAACCCAAGCTAATGGAAATCATGGAATTGCCTCAAAAcagtattttccaaaatttgaatttcatcaaaaatgttcAATGTTTGTGCATTATTCGTCTTGTTTTATCTTATTACATATAATTGACTTAACCAAAAACATAACCATTAGGGTGTCTCCATAATTACAATTTGTCAGATAATTTGAGGGTGCAATGACAGTTTTAGAATAttacaatcaaacttttgtACGAAGGAGGAACTCTAAGAAATGACTTTTAGAGGTTGCCATGTTGAGATTTTTATAAAAGTTCGATTTTTGTAAGATATGTCAGTGAAATATTTCCAGTTCAGCAAAATTTCGTAAACCCAcggttttttgttatttttccagCTCCCTTGAGGTCTATCTGGGTAAAATCATTTACCCATGATATATTGCACGAATTTTTGCACACTGTTTTATGAATGATcgcaaacaatgattttttccagCACATTTTTTGATATCATCAAAAGTTGGTATCAAACTTGTTGCTAGAATTCATTTTCTAGAAAgatggaaaattttgtaaggcaaATTTTTGCCGAACACATCATACCCCTAATTTTATGCGTTTTGGAGTTATTCGAGATTTCCTGCGAGCAGAAATACGACTTTTATTGTAATTGAcaaacttattatttttttttgtgtaataaATAATGGTGATGTTACAggaatatacagtattggacaggaatatttgtaacttttttcgtTTTCTCATGCAAAATGATGAACTTTAGAGGGTTTAGATCTGAGTTGTTTAGGACCTACTATGAATGATAGTTTCACATTTCTTCAGGTGTAACTTGAATATCAACATAcatttttaagtgatttttccatgatttttctGGTTCAAAGGCAATAGCGGTTtgcttaaaatgttttttttttacaaatttctttaattaacttaacctaaaataactttatgatattttttaagcAAAGTTTTAGATTTTAACGAGCTTGCTAGAAACAGTTTTTGTTAAGGGTTTTTAGACTTTCAAAATACAGTCaaactccatgagtcgatatctgaagggatcttcgactcatggaaatttccGAGTCATGGAAACGAATGCCTTGGAAAACTGTTTGAggagaccatcatagtaaccatgaaatttttgtttttagtatggttccatgactcgatatcgagtcatggaacatcgactcatggaggtttcaacTGTATActgttttgatttattgtgtcaaaatttcaatttagtcaaattgttattttttttaaactcgtaatttgaagaaaacttgtaatatatgttaaaattaaagtttcttGAGTTCCAGCTCACCAAagtcgaaaaaatcaaaaaatttgcaaaattctattgtccaatactgtacttTTCAACAACAATACAGACATGTCTCTTACAACACGATGCCATCTATCAAAATTTACCAGTCCTCATCATACCACTGACCATCAGATTCAATACGAAGCATAATCGTTACTAATAGTATGTAGTAAAGGTGGGTGATACCGTGTTTTAAAGGGACCTGAATGTGCATATTGCGTTTATGAAAGAGAAATCTCGAAAATGAGTTAGAATATACTTAGGGCTTTCTGAAAAGCAAAATTTAATTATCGATTTATCGTATTTCGCAAACAAAATTTGACGCATTTCATTTTGAACCTACTCGGTTTTcgcttttaaaacgttttattTTCGGATTCACAAAACTACGtaagaaaaattttcaatattcgaaACCTAAACACTATTTTAATGTATGAATGCGACTtgattgcatgcaagttttaggcgatgtacacgacgaaagaaaaaggtttgaaaaaataatcgagGAATAATGTTGTATGCTGGGGTgtgtttgaatatattttatatatgtTCGAGGGTTTATGAAGGGTTtatgaaaaaaacattcaatcaCCAAACAGTGATCTAATTTCTTTCGACTTCTTTCCAGTTGTAGGCCGTCGCAATAGCCTGCGGGAATAGAGCTTTGTTCAACTTTACTAATAGTATGTTGGTTAATGTATCCTCCGCGAGTTTGGTGCGAAGGTTGCTCAACACTAGACCAAGAACACTAAAGGCCCTTTCTACTGAGACCTGATTTGATGGTGTGGACAACACAACCATGGCCACAGCATACAACTCGGGATGTGTTGTCTTACGTCGCAACCAGTGGTCCCAAACGTTGTAGTTAGAATTCTGGCGTGGTTCCAAGTCCAGTGACTGTAGTTGTTGTAGAAACTTCGTCTCGCTGGGTTCTCCATCAGTATTGACAGAGCCACCGTACATCTCAGTGAGATActcatcaaaatcatcatttcGTTCGGACTCTGACAGAGATTCGTTCCTTGTGCTTGAAGTGGATGCTGGCGATTGTAGTTGGCGAATCCGCTGCCATGTTTCGTTGATGTACCCCTGGAGATTGGATTCAAAAATGAATTAATTCAATGACTTATcgttaaggcccaagtagaaAAGGAGCAAatggcaaatgaaatgaaaaagcattttgaccttgaaatcaacaaatcgaaAAAACAAAACGCACAgccttatttttgcaaataaaactgctgttttcatttttcttttcaatttgttgattttaaggGCGGAGACTACTATTTCACTTTTGAAAGtttgctccatttttatttgAGTTAGTCAATCAATGGTGAGTCAATAGGAACAGTATGTTAACAAACATGAAAAGTAAGATTGTTTGAACAATAGATTACCATAATTTCCATTTTCTCCTCAGGTGAGAAAAACTTTGATCCACGATAGTTGAATCGTGGATCAAGGAAAAGAGCCATTTTGAAGGCCCTTGATCCTCGAAGGGTTTGTTAGCCTTGTATTGAGCGAAGTAAGCAAGCCAGGAACGAATTGATTACCGGTGACCTTTCGCACTTCGCTTATGGCCCTTAGCCAAAGCATGTAAAAGTCAGGCAAAGAAACATGCTCCGCTTGCATCCTCTTGGTACAGATGTACAAAGGCTTGAATGCTTCATAGTAGTCGTCTATGAATTTCCAATGGTTGGTAAGATCTGTGAATAGTGAAAATGTTTCACGTTTAGAGTGTCATGCAAGTATGGTTATTTGAGACTTTCATGTGTTTTTCATGGTGTGCTTTTCTGAAAAGATTAAGAGATACGTACCAAGCTCTGGAAACTGAGCAGCCAGTTGTTCGAAGAAAGTCCTCTGAGTTTTAAATGCCTCCACCATTTCAAAGATTCCACCCCATCTGGTTTGGCACCAAATTTGAGGATGTGTGGCATTGTGGTGGTCAAAATTTGTCTGGTACTTCATGTTTTTTGATTTTCTCGCCAGTTCAGTTAGACCTTTTACGCTTTCGTGGGACTTGTTCACAACATCCAGTATCGACAGTTGCAGAGTGTGCACCGCACATCTCACGAGATTGATGCGCTCCTGGAATTCAACGCACAGTTCAGCGGAAATATCGCGTTCCGGTTCATGCTCATCTGTTGTCTTCTCAAAATCCTCATTTCCATCATCTAGTTTCTCCAACAACGCTTGCTCCAATTCTTGGCGTAACTTTTTAACAGCTGCCACCATGTTGGCCCCGTTGTCTACTGTTACcgagaaaatattttcaattggcaCGTTGTATTCAGCTAATGTGTCCAATATTTTAGTTTTAAGAAATGCCGCGGTCTGACTCTGTTTGACTTCGACCATCCCtaaaaaatgtatgtattttGTTAGTAGTGCATATGTGATCTATTTGGAATGCGTCAATAGTTTTACGTTAATCTTTCAGAGGGGAGGACTGGGGGATTTTTCAGAAGTTTGCCAGCTGATGACTCATACGTAAATTTTTATGTTACATAAAGTTACATAATGTGTAACAGAGGGTGGGGGGGatcttcattgattttaaaataaagGGTAAGACGGATCAAGATGAGCACCCCTCAACGCctaaggtatctcacaattgtaCTTAAGTCCCGAAGTTGTTATCAATAGTtatgttcccataaaataaacacagtttcagcaaaaaaaaaatggatctaTGGTGAAGctccaaaaaaaaagttgaaagtaTGTCGTCGCTATCTGACATTTCCACAAGGggtaaattttgcattttgttCAGACCTTTAGAAGCAGTAAGTATTGTAAAAAATAATATCGGTTGGAAAAGTTCAACTACCAAGGGGAGAAAATTTACGCTTACTACAAAGTGTCCATAATAAACTAAACTTTGACTATGCATGGCTCCGtcgtttttcaagcgattttcaatttattttccaGCATTGGAATCAGATATTATTCATGATCGTTATCCTTTGAAAAGTTATTTATATACATAGTATACCCaaagttatttaacaaaatgtACCTCCTCGTTTTACTTGTTTAGGATTTATGGCATAAATTaaacaatttattatttttaaggtgataaattataattttcaaatttgttttacttaagaaacaacaaaaaattgaaagtgGTAAAACTTGACCCTGTGGTATGTAGTTCTTTGTACATGAATTTGATTGTAGAAGCTCAGCGAACATGCTTAAGCAAAAATAGTTTACGCTGAAAATATCTTTCAATTAGAAAACTAcggaaaacttcatttttttaaactgtTAATAAAGCATAATTCAAAGTGATAACTGGTGATTTTTTCGACCGAATCATAATTTCTGAAGTAAGTGTATTGAATATGTTTTggcagaaatatattttttgtttactcttcaaatttatttcaatttcaaaactacaaaaccctatttttaaactaaatatcaataaatcaaaatttgaagcGATGGCATCTAGTTTTTTCGCCATAAGTTTTTATTATAGCAGTGAACTAAACATGTTTGGGTAGGAGTAGAAATTTTTGATtgcattcaaaatttatttttattgaataactacaTAAAAGGGCTTTTTGCCAGCACTATTTGCCAGCAAATCATAAATTAAAACATACATGTCTTATGCAATCAAACTCAGGTCCAAATACAACATATCATCACTTTGAGCTTtgatttacaataaaaaaatggtgAAATAATAGGATATTTTCTAGctctttttttttggtaaaatcaattttgagttctatctaaaatttttatttttcttcaaacatgttcactggaAATCTAAAAGcaaattattgtcaaaaaataTAGCTTTGCATTTTGTTTATGGGCCAACAAACTAAAACCTTGTGTTTCTCTGACGGCTAACTACACTATATTTATGAATTATTAACAGTTTAACATAACAAGATTTTTAGTAGTTTTTAAGGTAAAAGGTATGTTGAGTGTTTCCCAAATTTTCTATTTCTACTCAAACATATTGACTAGACTTCTATAATGATAttcatgtcgaaaaaaaaataataatatcatTGCTTCAAGTGTGAATTTACCTAGCGAATAGTTTAAAACAATGAGTTTTTTAtaatttaagcaaataaattttgagtggtattaaaattttatttttcttgtagctaaatgaaattttaagtatAATCAAAGAAATATAATTACGGTCCTTGTACAACCAGATTTAGTACATGTTATCGCTTTGGAATTCAATTTATGTGCAAACAAGTATGAATATGTAtaagttttctcgtttttttttagtaaaatatttttttaacgttttcaaaaataactatTACTCACCGTATATGCTCACTGAATTTCTATAAGTTCATGCCAAACGAATGATATTACATAgcccaggggaagtggttcaccttgTATGAAATAATAGCAGAGCAAAGGTAGGTTTTGAAGGAAAATTTAATGataagttcatccacttctccatTGATTTACAGGCAGCAAGGTTGAAAATCTAGGTTTTAGTAAAACAATATTGAGTGCAAtctaaattttctatttttgctCAAATATGTTCACTGGATTTGTATAAGTAAATTTATACTGAAAAAGCTAGATATCATCGCTATGAATTTGATTCACATGCAAACAGGTTGAGAAGTATTTTTGAGTAAAACAAACATTGAGTGGATTCAATgtttggcttgtttaggggtattcttttttttacatattttggttctacgttaaaaactgagccagaatccaaagttccataattttccgtgccctggaactatttttaaaccacgtttgaatttagtatggaaatcgcgtttatttcacccctcggcaaattttgcTTCAGGATGAGCTattattatgtaaattgaaatatcACTGAGTATACGGaatgaaatctttttcaataatttactatatcaaaattaagatgtTAAAGCGCAATTAAGCAAATCTGCTCTGTCGATCAAGCTACAGAAAACTGTGAATTTTGCATCactgtaaacaatcctattcaTAATTCTACTCAAAAATGTTCACTGGACTGCTgcaatcaaatttatgaaaatacaTGTCGCTGCTTTGAATATTGTTTTATAAAcaagcaatttaaaataaagtgtgtttattttttttatagtaaaatacattttaaacgtaaccaaaaaatatatttctgctGAAATCTTTTCACTGCACTTCTATAATGAATTTTATGTCGAGAATactgttttgaatttaattttattattgaattattgTCCAAAATGCTATGGCATTCTATAGAAAATGTCTATTGCTAAATAACTTTGGATAGATAACGCCATACACTGTTGAAAAGAGGACCATCCTTGGTGAAAGTTAATATAAATAataagaatttgaaaatattagtaaaTTATCACAACTtgtgtaaaaattaaaaattctcaTAACAAATGACAGAACAAAATAAGGCTTTGATTGTCTAACAGTATTTTGACCAAATTTATCAGCCGACATTACAAGTCTTTTTGAGAGTTTTttagtaccgtcgttgggggcgagaatgggtcaaaaaaggatatgtacgaattatgtatttattgaataattatCGCAATTTTATTCCAATAAACTTTAAATTTGGGGTGTATGttctttgatggtacattaacaattGTGCATCAAAGTTAATAACAAATATTTATCCACCACGGCACTACAAGTGAATAGATCACCCCATAGATGGGGTAACATTGAGTcattgtaattaaaataacttgattttgaaaatatgattgcaaaaccattcacagctgaaaaatatttatgGAATACAATGCGAACAAGACGGAAAGACATATAAGATTTAAGTTCCTTAACAACTATTTCTAAACTGCTATTTCTAAAAGTCTATATTTCGATTAATGATGCGTAATCATATGTTCCCTTGTATATGATTTATTgctttagtaatatcagcgttattggctggaatatattataaatatttttcgcccccatcgacggtatgtaaagaaaaatataatcaaaattttttaCGGTATTTCACATGATTTAACTTGTTTTAACAAgtcggggcaagatgagcacccgtcatgtaaatatgatttttttttttcgaaataattcaAATATGCTTAGCAAACCTTAGCAATTGCTCTAGCTTGATTACATCTGTTCAGGTTATATTCATAAAATTGAGCCGTTGAATAATAGTGTCTTATCTTTTACTTGCATtcctaataaaataaaaatgtgcaTATCTCCAAGTTAAGAATggattcaagttttttttttactgaaaatattcagcaaaataaggactgttcattttataaagtggacaccttgtgcatgctgtatttttttaaattatcattgaaatttcaatcggttttctgtacatagttcgactagtattgtacaatg contains these protein-coding regions:
- the LOC110680758 gene encoding uncharacterized protein LOC110680758, which codes for MALFLDPRFNYRGSKFFSPEEKMEIMGYINETWQRIRQLQSPASTSSTRNESLSESERNDDFDEYLTEMYGGSVNTDGEPSETKFLQQLQSLDLEPRQNSNYNVWDHWLRRKTTHPELYAVAMVVLSTPSNQVSVERAFSVLGLVLSNLRTKLAEDTLTNILLVKLNKALFPQAIATAYNWKEVERN